The window CATACCTACCCGTGCGTTGATACGGGAGCCGACCCTTAAGACAAAGGAGGCAAGATGTTCCTCTTTTGTGAAAACGACCTTCACGGGCCGGCGGGTAGCCTTGGAGAGAACCACCGCGTAACTCTGTACCTGCCAGCACATGATTTTCGTTCCAAAGCCGCCCCCGCATTGAGGTCCGATGGTCCGTATGTCCAATTGCCTGTTGAAAACATGGAAAAGTGTTACTTTATCCATGTACGGGGCCTGGGTAGTCCCCCAGACCGTCACCTTGTTCGGCTCTTCCCACTGAGCCACGGCGGCTACGGATTCGGGCGGCATTGCGTTGGGGATGTTCTCATACCCGAATGTGCCCTCCGTAATGACGTCCGCTTCCGCAAACCCTTTGTCCACGTCGCCTCTGACAACGCCCTTCAAACAGTTGGGTCCGTAAATGATTGTGCCGCCGGGCAGTATATTGTCGGGATATTCATCATAGACTGCCGGTGCTCCGGGCCTTAGCGCTTCATCGATATCGAAGACGGCGGGCAGGACCTCGTATTCCACAGCAATGAGGCTTATGGCCTCTTCCGCTATCTCTTGTGTGGTGGCGGCCACAAGCGCCACCGCATCGCCCACATATCTCACTTTCTTGTCGAGGATACGGACGTTGCGAGGCGTCCCTCCTCTGTAGTCCGGGAGGTCCTTCCATGTGAGCACCGCCTGAACGCCCGGAAGTTTCTCAGCTTTGCTCTTGTCAATATCCTTGATTAATGCATGCGCGTAAGGACTTCTCAATACCTTTCCGTAGAGGAGATTCTGAAATTTGAGATCGTCAAGATACTGTGTGGCGCCCGTGACTATGTCAGAAGCGTCCCTTCGCGGCGACTGCCTGCCTATATATCGGTAATTGTTTCCCATGGCTATTTCCCTCCTGCGGGCTGGTATCCGCCCCGTGAGACCGCCAGAGCATCGTCAGAGACCGATTTAACCGCCTTGATAACCTGGTACTGGCTGATGCATCGGCAGAAATTACCCGAAAGGGCCTCTTTTATTTCGTCTTCTGTGGGATACGGATTTTCGTTAAGCAGAGCCCTGGCGGTCATGATTATACCCGGCGTGCAGAATCCGCACTGGAAGGCCGTATAGTCAATAAACGCCTGCTGAAGAGGATCGAGTTCTCCTGTTTCCTGGTTTCTTAAGCCTTCAATAGTGGTTATGGATTTGCCGTCGCATTCTACGGTGAGGATTTTGCACGAAAGAACGGGCTTGCCTTGCATAATCACCGTACAGGCCCCACAGGCGCCGTTATCGCAGGAGATCTTAGTACCCGTGAGACCGAGAGTTTCCCTTAATGTGTGAGAGAGGGTGTGAAAGGCCTCTACCTCGCCTAATCTCGAACCCTGAGCCAGCTCAAAAGGCCGACCGTTTATGGTGAGGCTAATGGGTCTTAACTCTTGTGTCTTCTTCCTCTTTTGATGCGTATTTTTCGTTGCCATGTTTTTACCTCCCTAGGCTTAAGAAGGACCGCGTTTGGTATGAATTCCCGCAGCAATTAACACCATCCCACGCCACCCCTTTGCGTTTGCTATTTTTTTTCACGGTATGCCGCCCTTAATTCTTTCTTCAGAATCTTCCCTTGAGGATTCTTGGGCAGTGCTTCCACAAATTCAACCGACCTCGGCGCCTTGTATCGGGCGATCCTTTCCTTGCAAAAGGTTATTATCTCATCTTCGGTAGCTGACATGCCCTTTTTCAGGGTGATAACCGCGTGCACACGCTCGACCCATGTCTCGTCGGGAACACCTATCACGGCGCACTCAGCCACCGCAGGATGGCGGTAGAGGACTTCTTCCACTTCTCTCGGGTAAACATTCTCTCCGCCCGTAATGACGAGGTCTTTTTTCCTGTCCACGATATACATGTAACCGCTGTCGTCGTAGTAGCCCATGTCGCCGGTAAAGAGCCATCCGTCAATGATGGCCTC is drawn from Syntrophorhabdaceae bacterium and contains these coding sequences:
- a CDS encoding (2Fe-2S)-binding protein, which translates into the protein MATKNTHQKRKKTQELRPISLTINGRPFELAQGSRLGEVEAFHTLSHTLRETLGLTGTKISCDNGACGACTVIMQGKPVLSCKILTVECDGKSITTIEGLRNQETGELDPLQQAFIDYTAFQCGFCTPGIIMTARALLNENPYPTEDEIKEALSGNFCRCISQYQVIKAVKSVSDDALAVSRGGYQPAGGK